One segment of Neobacillus endophyticus DNA contains the following:
- the cobK gene encoding precorrin-6A reductase, giving the protein MILLLAGTSDARALAIEIKKAGYSLLATVVTDNAAMELQGSGIDVKAGRLTEEEMAGLIKAKDVQVVVDASHPFAEEASKNAISAAKSADIPYIRYERESQTFQYDRMKVVESYEEAAEIAAAKKGVVMLTTGSKTLQVFTKKLLGIPDIRLLCRMLPRVDNMEKCEQLGFPQKNIVAIQGPFTKEFNEALYKQYGVTLMITKESGKVGSVDEKVEAAIELGIDVIMIGRPKMNYGMAYTDFHSVIQEIQNLIDLKIEQS; this is encoded by the coding sequence ATGATTTTACTATTAGCAGGGACAAGCGACGCGCGTGCACTTGCGATTGAGATCAAAAAAGCAGGCTATAGTCTCCTTGCTACCGTTGTGACAGATAATGCAGCAATGGAATTACAGGGATCCGGTATTGACGTAAAAGCAGGAAGATTAACAGAAGAAGAAATGGCTGGGCTAATCAAAGCTAAAGATGTACAAGTGGTGGTGGATGCCAGCCATCCGTTTGCAGAAGAAGCATCAAAAAATGCTATCAGTGCTGCCAAATCAGCGGATATCCCTTATATCCGCTATGAACGGGAGTCACAAACCTTCCAATACGATAGGATGAAGGTTGTTGAAAGCTATGAGGAGGCAGCTGAAATTGCAGCAGCCAAAAAGGGTGTTGTCATGTTGACAACAGGAAGCAAAACGCTTCAGGTATTTACGAAGAAATTATTAGGAATTCCCGATATCCGATTGCTCTGCCGTATGCTGCCCCGTGTTGATAATATGGAAAAATGCGAACAGCTGGGCTTTCCGCAAAAAAATATTGTAGCCATTCAAGGGCCATTTACAAAGGAGTTTAACGAGGCTCTTTATAAGCAATATGGTGTAACTTTAATGATTACGAAGGAAAGCGGAAAAGTAGGATCGGTGGATGAAAAAGTGGAGGCAGCCATTGAACTTGGGATCGATGTGATTATGATTGGCCGTCCAAAAATGAATTATGGAATGGCTTATACGGATTTTCATAGTGTCATTCAAGAGATTCAAAACTTAATAGATCTGAAAATAGAACAATCTTAA
- a CDS encoding precorrin-8X methylmutase — protein MDFRTEFKPLTVQPQQIEGRSFEMINEEIGEHSYTDEQYPIVQRIIHASADFELGKSVLFHPDAIQAGIRAIRSGKMVVADVQMIQSGANKARIEKYGGEIKVYISDPDVIQEAKRLNTTRAIISMRKAVKEAEGGIFAIGNAPTALLELIRLIKEGEARPGLVIGLPVGFVSAAESKDELAKLDIPFITNIGRKGGSTITVAALNAISILAEQV, from the coding sequence ATGGATTTTCGTACGGAATTTAAACCATTAACGGTTCAACCGCAGCAAATTGAAGGAAGAAGCTTTGAAATGATTAATGAAGAAATTGGTGAGCATTCCTATACAGATGAGCAATATCCGATTGTACAGCGAATCATTCATGCATCTGCAGACTTTGAATTGGGGAAAAGTGTTCTCTTTCATCCCGATGCCATCCAGGCTGGAATTAGAGCCATACGAAGCGGGAAAATGGTGGTGGCAGATGTTCAAATGATTCAAAGCGGAGCCAATAAAGCTCGCATTGAAAAGTATGGAGGCGAGATTAAAGTCTATATTTCTGATCCAGATGTTATACAGGAAGCAAAACGATTAAATACCACAAGGGCCATCATCTCTATGAGAAAGGCAGTAAAAGAGGCGGAAGGCGGAATTTTTGCGATCGGGAATGCTCCAACCGCCTTGCTTGAACTGATCCGCCTTATTAAAGAAGGTGAGGCCAGACCAGGTCTTGTTATTGGGCTGCCAGTAGGTTTTGTCTCAGCCGCTGAATCAAAAGACGAATTAGCCAAGCTCGACATCCCATTTATAACTAACATTGGCAGGAAAGGCGGCAGTACCATTACTGTTGCCGCATTAAACGCGATTTCCATTCTTGCAGAACAGGTATAA
- a CDS encoding sirohydrochlorin chelatase: MKAILFVGHGSKDREGNDQVRQFIETIRGNWDDGILVQTCFLEFERPTVNQGIDVCVEKGATHISVIPIMLLQAGHSKIHIPAAIDEAKEKYPFVQFTYGRPIGVHEETFEILKTRLIELGENLEQPEADTAILLLGRGGSDPDANSDLYKIARLLWEKTKYKIVEPAFMGVTNPLTDEGIERCIKLGAKKVVILPYFLFTGILMKRLEEMMVTFQHKYNSAEFKLAGYFGYHPKLQTILIERVEEALAGEVKMNCDTCQYRVNAMEHVHHHHHHDHDHDHHHHHHHDHGHGHNHKHEEQRAGERR; this comes from the coding sequence TTGAAAGCAATTTTATTTGTTGGTCATGGAAGTAAAGATCGAGAAGGAAATGATCAAGTCCGTCAGTTCATTGAAACGATCAGAGGGAATTGGGATGATGGCATTCTGGTTCAGACCTGTTTTTTAGAATTTGAAAGACCGACCGTAAATCAAGGAATTGATGTATGCGTTGAAAAAGGAGCCACACATATTTCAGTTATTCCTATTATGCTTCTTCAGGCAGGCCATTCTAAAATCCATATTCCGGCAGCCATAGATGAGGCAAAGGAAAAATATCCGTTCGTTCAGTTTACGTATGGTAGACCAATAGGGGTTCATGAAGAAACATTTGAAATCTTAAAAACTAGATTAATAGAACTAGGCGAGAATCTCGAACAGCCTGAAGCCGATACAGCCATTCTCTTGTTGGGGCGGGGCGGCAGTGATCCGGATGCGAATAGTGATTTATACAAGATTGCCAGATTACTTTGGGAAAAAACAAAATACAAAATCGTCGAACCTGCCTTTATGGGGGTAACAAATCCACTAACAGATGAAGGAATCGAGCGATGCATAAAGCTCGGTGCGAAGAAAGTTGTTATCCTGCCATACTTTTTGTTTACCGGAATTTTGATGAAACGGTTAGAAGAGATGATGGTGACCTTCCAACACAAATACAATTCAGCAGAATTTAAATTGGCGGGTTATTTTGGCTACCACCCCAAACTGCAAACCATTCTTATCGAGCGAGTTGAAGAAGCGCTGGCAGGCGAAGTAAAGATGAACTGTGATACATGTCAATATCGGGTAAATGCGATGGAACATGTTCATCATCACCATCATCATGATCACGACCATGACCATCACCATCACCATCACCACGACCACGGCCACGGCCACAACCATAAACACGAAGAGCAAAGGGCGGGGGAGCGAAGATGA
- a CDS encoding cobalt-precorrin-5B (C(1))-methyltransferase yields the protein MLEVPKGKLREGYTTGSCATAATKAALIALITGEYQTESTIYLPIKRFVTFHIESCEIMGQTAIASTIKDGGDDPDATHGAAIISTVTWKDDAGIDLDGGVGVGRVTKEGLPIPVGEAAINPVPRMMIHETAEQVLKEFGIKKGIKIVISVPDGEEIAKKTLNGRLGILGGISILGTRGIVVPFSTAAYKASILQAISVARASGCEHIVITTGGRSEKYAMKQFPDLPEEAFIEMGDFIGFTLKQCKKQGAKRVSMVGMMGKFSKVAMGIMMVHANNSSIDFQFLADLAFHAGADSELVEKIKHANTASQVGDLMAANGYHSFFEKLSRYCCMEAMKEVDGGIDVDTSLYTLKGEFLGKAMLKDGSY from the coding sequence ATGCTGGAAGTACCAAAAGGAAAACTGCGTGAAGGATATACGACTGGATCATGTGCAACAGCGGCAACAAAAGCGGCACTGATAGCATTAATAACAGGGGAATATCAGACGGAATCCACCATTTATTTACCGATTAAGCGATTTGTTACCTTTCACATTGAAAGCTGTGAAATCATGGGGCAAACGGCGATTGCAAGTACCATTAAAGATGGCGGAGATGACCCTGATGCAACGCATGGCGCTGCCATTATTTCCACTGTAACCTGGAAGGACGATGCCGGAATAGATCTTGACGGCGGAGTCGGGGTTGGCCGGGTGACGAAGGAAGGCTTGCCGATTCCTGTCGGGGAGGCAGCCATTAATCCTGTGCCGCGAATGATGATCCATGAGACGGCAGAACAGGTTTTAAAAGAATTTGGTATAAAAAAAGGCATTAAAATTGTCATTTCTGTTCCCGATGGCGAAGAAATTGCAAAAAAAACACTAAATGGGCGCTTAGGTATTCTTGGGGGAATTTCGATACTTGGCACTCGCGGCATCGTTGTGCCCTTTTCTACGGCGGCATATAAAGCCAGTATCCTTCAGGCAATTAGTGTGGCAAGGGCGAGCGGGTGTGAGCATATTGTCATAACCACGGGCGGACGAAGTGAAAAATATGCCATGAAGCAATTCCCTGATCTCCCGGAAGAAGCGTTTATCGAGATGGGTGACTTTATCGGGTTCACTCTTAAACAATGTAAGAAGCAAGGTGCGAAAAGAGTTTCAATGGTTGGAATGATGGGTAAATTCTCAAAGGTCGCGATGGGAATTATGATGGTTCATGCTAATAACTCCTCTATTGATTTTCAATTTTTAGCTGATCTGGCATTTCATGCGGGTGCAGATTCTGAGTTGGTCGAGAAAATTAAACATGCTAATACTGCTTCGCAGGTTGGAGATCTGATGGCAGCAAATGGTTATCATTCTTTTTTTGAAAAGCTAAGCCGTTATTGCTGCATGGAAGCAATGAAGGAAGTGGACGGCGGTATTGATGTTGATACCAGTTTATATACGTTAAAAGGGGAATTTTTAGGAAAGGCGATGCTTAAAGATGGCTCATATTAA
- the cobJ gene encoding precorrin-3B C(17)-methyltransferase translates to MLGKLLVIGFGPGDEKHITERAREAIQESDMIIGYKTYVDLIKDLITGKQIISTGMTEEVTRAQEAVKQAEQGKKVAVISSGDAGVYGMAGLVYEVLIEKGWKKDAGVEVEVIPGISAINSCAALLGAPIMHDACTISLSDHLTPWELIEKRIEAAAQADFVIAFYNPKSGRRTRQIMEAQKILLKHRSPDTPVGLVKSAYRDSQHVVLTNLKEMLDHEIGMLTTVIIGNSSTFFYDNLMITPRGYQRKYTLTQSVQPLKPHQRLQREAEPWALEQADALKTMKNKEFSIPVKESPREWAEEALNMILGESESFSQMVKQDYPSIFELAVSPGIANKKFTSKQMLILSELVGEDGGMEYTPDHYIKLQILTSEPNEIVEKLVQADFLISPIGDVLTVKACDFCDGEKRDAIPYAEELYEKLGGMELPKELKIGVNGCGMACYGAVKEDIGIVYRKGAFDLFLGAKTAGRSAHPGQMVAEGISPEKIIDVVEQIVQEYKQKAFPNERFYKFFKRIKRIQGFEYQDMTPTIKIEVPVCGE, encoded by the coding sequence ATGTTGGGAAAACTGTTAGTAATCGGCTTTGGACCAGGCGATGAAAAACATATCACAGAACGCGCAAGAGAGGCTATTCAAGAAAGCGACATGATCATTGGTTATAAAACCTATGTTGATTTGATCAAGGATCTGATTACAGGAAAGCAAATTATCAGTACTGGAATGACTGAAGAAGTGACCAGGGCTCAGGAGGCAGTAAAACAGGCGGAGCAGGGAAAGAAGGTTGCGGTTATTTCAAGCGGTGACGCCGGTGTATATGGGATGGCAGGCCTTGTATACGAAGTGTTAATTGAAAAAGGGTGGAAAAAAGACGCTGGAGTAGAAGTTGAGGTAATACCTGGAATTTCCGCGATTAACTCCTGTGCAGCCCTATTAGGAGCACCCATTATGCATGATGCCTGCACGATTAGTTTAAGCGACCATTTAACACCATGGGAATTAATCGAAAAAAGAATCGAGGCAGCCGCTCAGGCTGATTTTGTTATAGCCTTTTATAATCCAAAAAGCGGGAGAAGAACAAGGCAAATAATGGAGGCACAAAAAATTCTCTTAAAGCATCGTTCTCCCGACACACCGGTAGGATTGGTGAAGAGTGCGTACCGTGATAGTCAGCATGTGGTCTTAACCAACCTAAAAGAAATGCTTGATCATGAAATTGGAATGTTAACAACCGTTATTATCGGAAATTCTTCTACATTTTTCTATGACAACCTAATGATTACTCCAAGGGGCTATCAACGGAAATATACTCTAACTCAATCGGTTCAGCCATTAAAACCTCATCAGCGCTTACAAAGGGAGGCCGAACCATGGGCATTGGAGCAAGCCGATGCTTTGAAAACGATGAAGAATAAGGAATTTTCAATACCAGTAAAAGAATCGCCAAGAGAATGGGCAGAAGAAGCATTAAACATGATTCTTGGTGAAAGCGAAAGTTTTTCCCAGATGGTTAAACAAGACTATCCATCTATTTTTGAACTGGCAGTTAGCCCTGGTATAGCGAATAAGAAATTCACCTCGAAACAAATGCTGATTCTTTCCGAACTAGTCGGTGAAGATGGGGGAATGGAATACACACCAGATCACTATATAAAGCTGCAAATCTTAACCTCGGAGCCGAATGAAATTGTGGAAAAATTAGTCCAGGCAGACTTTTTAATATCACCGATTGGGGATGTCCTGACAGTAAAAGCCTGCGATTTTTGCGATGGGGAAAAGCGAGACGCCATTCCTTATGCAGAGGAGCTTTATGAAAAGCTTGGTGGAATGGAGCTGCCTAAAGAATTAAAAATAGGGGTAAACGGGTGCGGAATGGCTTGTTATGGAGCAGTAAAAGAGGACATTGGTATTGTATATCGAAAAGGGGCATTTGATTTATTTTTAGGGGCAAAGACAGCTGGTCGGAGTGCACATCCTGGGCAAATGGTTGCGGAGGGAATCTCCCCTGAGAAAATCATCGACGTCGTCGAACAAATTGTCCAGGAATACAAACAGAAGGCCTTTCCAAATGAACGCTTCTACAAATTCTTTAAACGGATCAAACGTATCCAAGGATTTGAGTATCAAGATATGACGCCAACCATAAAAATTGAAGTTCCAGTTTGCGGGGAGTAA
- a CDS encoding (2Fe-2S) ferredoxin domain-containing protein: MTTWNLKGTKHHVLICNGSSCMRKGGEEATQAIRHEIANLELDSLIHTTRTRCNGRCKDAPVAIIYPEGTWYKNVTPEIGSKIVREHLSGKGHLQEHIIYQYGSEGFIQTENTDCIAGVSKSEKNRV, translated from the coding sequence ATGACAACCTGGAATTTAAAAGGAACGAAACACCATGTGCTAATTTGTAACGGCAGCAGCTGCATGAGAAAGGGTGGAGAAGAAGCAACTCAAGCCATTCGTCATGAGATTGCTAATTTAGAGTTAGATTCACTCATACATACAACACGAACAAGGTGTAATGGAAGATGCAAGGATGCTCCGGTTGCCATCATTTATCCAGAAGGAACCTGGTATAAGAATGTAACTCCAGAAATAGGCAGTAAGATTGTCCGAGAGCATCTATCAGGCAAGGGACATTTGCAAGAACATATTATTTATCAATATGGCAGTGAAGGGTTCATACAGACAGAAAATACAGATTGTATTGCTGGTGTGTCAAAGTCTGAAAAAAATAGAGTATAG
- the cbiE gene encoding precorrin-6y C5,15-methyltransferase (decarboxylating) subunit CbiE, with translation MAHIKMIGIGDEGKVSLLPIYEKWIYESEILIGGKRQLSFFPDYHGETLAIESGLSSLVERLCSETRKVVILASGDPLFFGIGSYLASKIQLEIYPYVSSVQLAFARMKERWQDAYFTSVHGRSMKGLVQRIDGKEKVAILTDKENSPNKIAQYLLSFGMSEYQAYVGENLGSSNERCRWFNLEEMKDTEFSPLNVVILKKIAEAPHWSIGIEDEEFFQRKPDKGLLTKKEIRTLSLSALRLKEESIVWDIGTCTGSVAIEAAKIAKEGQIFAIEKNEGDLENCKQNMAKFRVDATLFHGKAPEGLETFPDPDAVFIGGTAGGMGDILDICCSRLREGGRIVLNAATIENLSEALQAFKERGYHTEITLAQISRSKPILNLTRLEALNPVYIMEARRKEGE, from the coding sequence ATGGCTCATATTAAAATGATCGGGATCGGGGATGAAGGGAAAGTTAGCTTACTTCCCATCTATGAAAAGTGGATATATGAAAGTGAAATCTTAATAGGAGGAAAGCGGCAGCTTTCATTCTTCCCTGATTATCATGGTGAAACATTAGCAATTGAGAGCGGCTTATCTTCGCTAGTGGAACGCCTATGCTCGGAAACAAGAAAGGTGGTCATTTTGGCTTCTGGTGATCCTTTGTTTTTTGGAATTGGAAGCTACTTAGCTTCTAAAATCCAGTTGGAAATCTATCCTTATGTAAGTTCCGTTCAGCTTGCCTTTGCTAGAATGAAAGAAAGATGGCAGGATGCCTATTTTACAAGTGTGCATGGCAGGAGTATGAAAGGACTCGTGCAACGGATTGATGGAAAAGAGAAAGTGGCTATATTAACAGACAAAGAAAATTCACCGAACAAAATTGCCCAGTATTTACTCTCCTTCGGTATGTCTGAATATCAGGCATATGTAGGCGAGAATCTTGGGAGCAGTAACGAACGATGCCGTTGGTTTAATCTCGAAGAAATGAAGGATACTGAATTTTCACCGCTCAATGTTGTCATTTTAAAGAAAATAGCAGAAGCACCTCATTGGTCTATCGGAATTGAGGATGAGGAGTTTTTTCAGCGGAAGCCGGATAAAGGGTTGTTAACAAAAAAGGAGATTCGCACTTTAAGTCTTAGTGCCCTTCGATTAAAGGAAGAAAGTATTGTTTGGGATATCGGGACATGTACGGGTTCGGTGGCGATTGAAGCTGCGAAAATCGCAAAGGAAGGACAAATTTTTGCTATTGAAAAGAACGAAGGGGATTTAGAAAACTGCAAACAAAATATGGCTAAGTTTCGTGTTGATGCGACGCTGTTCCACGGAAAGGCACCAGAAGGTTTAGAGACGTTCCCAGACCCTGATGCCGTGTTTATCGGGGGAACAGCAGGCGGGATGGGAGACATCTTGGATATTTGCTGCAGCCGTTTACGAGAAGGAGGCCGTATCGTGCTTAATGCTGCGACAATCGAAAATCTGTCAGAAGCGCTGCAGGCCTTTAAAGAACGGGGATATCACACGGAAATTACTCTTGCGCAAATTTCAAGAAGT
- a CDS encoding ferredoxin, giving the protein MKVFVSEKCIACHRCYLYYPEVFEKDDGGYAKPRITDDIDRTYEDMAVDAIETCPVGAISCNCE; this is encoded by the coding sequence ATGAAGGTATTTGTATCAGAGAAATGCATTGCTTGTCATCGTTGTTATCTTTATTATCCTGAAGTCTTTGAAAAAGATGATGGCGGGTATGCAAAACCAAGAATAACGGATGATATTGATCGTACATATGAGGATATGGCTGTCGATGCCATTGAAACTTGTCCAGTTGGGGCGATAAGCTGCAATTGTGAATAA